The Phaeodactylum tricornutum CCAP 1055/1 PHATR_bd_21x34 genomic scaffold, whole genome shotgun sequence genomic sequence TGGGTGAGCCGCAAGCTGGTACGGAtcattcacggtcaaaagGGAAGTCAAATTTTGTGATGGCGAAGGAAATTCGTTCGGGCACGCCCGAGACGCTGAGAAAAATGAATGGCTTCTGAAAAGGTACTACTGCCAGACGATGAATAACAATTTTCCCCGTCAAAAACACAGTGATTGGCTTAGCGGTGTCTCTTTTCTGTATCCGGTCTGTCTGTGAGAAAAAAAAAGCGTTGGAAAAGTTCTGCTTGGTTGGAAATGTCAGTATTGATTACACATACTCAGAACTGACTGTTCTAACTACCAATACTTCAAATAAAGCACAGTATTCAACACTACTAGATGTAGTAACACTTTGGACAACGAACTCTCAGTAAACTTGACGGTTACTTGCGTTATGACTATTTACTCTTAGCTCAGCAAAAAGGGTCTTCAGTTAGAAACAAAGTCTGTAGAGACTCGACAGAAACTGCGTGCGTACGTGCATATCTGCGATCTTCTGTTTAGATAGAAATCAACAGCTGTCACAGAAAGATTGCACAGGGATTTGAGTCCTGGATGGATCACAATCATGAGTCTCCTTCTCAGATGAAGGAGAGGCTCTAGGTAACTGACTTTACCATCCCATCAACAATTTCCGAATCGCGATAAACACTTCCTTCACCAATCCTTTAGTGAAAATATCAGCTTTCTGCTCATGCGTTGTGACCTTGATAATTTGAATATCACCACGTGCTACGTGTTCTCGGAAGAAATGATACTTAACGGCGAAGTGTCGATTTCGAGGTGAAATTTTTGGAACCTTTACTAACTGCACAGTACCCATGTTGTCTTCAAAAACCTTGGAGAAAGTGCGACAAGATGTCACTGCTTCTTTGTCCAATGCCTTCGCAATCTCAGAAACTACCCGACGAAGCGGTATCAACTCTTGCATGGCTTGGCTGTACGCAATATATTCGCTTTCCAGTGTAGATAATGCCACTTCAGTTTGAAGTTTGCTAGTCCAAGACAGAGGACATCCTGCTAACTCTAGAACATAACCCGTTCTCGATTTGACACAAATAGGATCTTGGTCATCTTCGCTTCGCCAAAGTCCGGCAAAGTCAGAATCAACGTAGCAATCCACTACTAGTTCCCCACTTGGCGAGAAAATCAGTCCTTGTTCCTTAGTCCCTTGAAGATATCTAACAATTCGTTTAAGGGCTTTGGCATGTGAGACTTTTGGAGAGAAACTGAAACGCGCACACTGATTTACCGCAAATGCTATGTCTGGACGCGTGTTGTTACCAAGATACATAAGCATTCCGAGTGCCGCTGGATATTCCCATCCGTCGCGATCAGTCCATGGGACTCCATCGTGATCGCTACCCAAGGGAGTAGCAGCTGCAGGCGTTGCATCCGGTCGACAGTCATCCATACCCGTGTAATGTATGACTTTCTCAATTAAGCCGGTTTGCGTTAAGTGAAACGACCCGTCATTCACTTTGTCGACTTGAATACCCAGAAATGCCGAAATTTCGCCGTCGGGGTCATCGTCTTTTGCCACGTCGAGATCATAGCCTTGACCTTTCAATTTCAGAATCATTTCGTCAATGAGTTTCCCATCGCGAGAAACACAAATGACATCATCAACCCAGCTACATGCAATCATATCCTTGTGAATAAACAGACATGGATCATGGATACTTGCTCGGAAACCACAATTTTGCAGCCCAGTGAGCATATGGTCATAGAATGCCTTCGGTGCTTGAACTAGACCGTATAGAGTCTTGTTGAGTTTCAATACCATATCTCCTTCTGGTTTACCGTAGCCACGAGGAATCTCCACGTAGACATCTTCTTTGAGTTCTGATTGGGCAAAAGCATTATTGTAGTCAATTTGCCTAGTCGACAAACCAAAAACAATCGTCATAATGAGAATGACTCGCACTGTAGACCATTGGACTACTGGTGCGTAGGAATCGAAGTAATCAACTCCTTCCACTTGCTGGTCACCTCGGACACAGAAACGGGCCTTCAACTTTCTGATACGGCCATCAGGATAGCGTTTTCGGACAAAGGCCCACGTTCCCTGCAAGACATTTGCTCCTTCTGGACGAGGAACCACACACCACGTCAGCATGCGTTCAAGATTCGAAATTTCTAGATCCATCGCAGTTCGGAACCCATCGGCATCGTCAGCCATCATTGCCTCGTGAAACCGCAGAATATCCGGGTTCGATTTGGACGCGACAAAAGCGCGCATAGCGGGCTCACACTCTCCTTCGTCAGGATCAAATCGGAGGAAATCTCGGTACGCTGCCGTCTTTTCCGCCTCGCTTGGCATCAGCTGGATGCTCTCACACATGTTTACCATGTAATTGACCACTTCAGCGGTATATCCGCGACCCTGATTTCCATCGTAGCCGAGTCGGGACGGTGCCTGACGTTGACGATTGCTACGTCGAGGGGGTGGTACAGACGGCCAAGTGGGCTCAGTCTGAGTTTCAGTTTCGACCGGCTGCTCGGGTGGCGTAACGATCGGCGGAACAAGAGGGTGTTCATCAAGAGACGGTTGTATACGAACATCGGTCTCAGGCAAGGTGTCTCCAGCTGGTGGAGTCGGTTTTGCGACGGCGTCGCGCGTGATAGGAGGCGGGGGACGAATTTGAAGGCGTTTTTTTTCGTGACGTTGATGGTCtcgctcgtcgtcgtcaagcCACGTTTCATCGATTGTCGTGGGATCATCGGCGTCAAAAATGTATCGGAATCGATTTTCGAAAAGATCCGCCCACCAGGCGGGTAcattgtcgtcggcgtcggacgAGGAAACGGTGGTGAACCAGTCGTCGAATACGACATGGAACTGCGCTGAGACGGCCAAAGTTTGGCAGTTGATCACCAAAGGGATTGATGCAGCATACTTGCGTgacaaaccaacaaaaatAGCGCGGCGTGACCGGGGCTTCCACTTGGGGATTTTTCTGCCATCCTGCAGTTTTGGGTCCAGAACATAAGATGGACTGCCCCAGACATGGAGATTGGAAAAATCCGTCTGATGTTGGGCAACTCTTGTAGCAAGTTCTATAGGGGATAGACCAGATAAAGCGTTAGGAACATGGTTGTAAATGTAAACAGCATAGTCCACTGCCATAGGCCAGTTAGTACTGTCAGCAACGTCTGGCCATCGTACGGCAGCATGCAACATCATTGTTCGGGCCATAGACATAATAGTACCAATAGCACGCTCCGCAACCCCATTATGATGGTGAGCACCCACTCCACTGTAGGAAATGTCCTGATAACGGTCCATAATCTCCTTTGTATAGGCAGCAGACCCGAAAGTACCATTGTCACTTTGATAACTTGTCACTGTGACACCCATTTGAAGCATAAGACGTTCATAGCGGTGTTTCGCGGCAATAGTTTCGCCAGCCGTAAGAAGCACTTGGTGCTCAACATGGATATATCCCGAGCAATGATCCACAAATATACAGCCTCCGGTGTACATTAAATCATCCGGTGTCTTGCCTTTCGATTCATATAGGCGTCCCTTGGCACTGCACTTGAAATGATCTATCGACACTTTCTGTCCGGGAAAAATGTCGCCTTTCTTCAGTgctccttctttttccttcacAAGTTTCTTGATTTCAGAAGGGGTAGCGCGCTGTCGTGCCTTGCCGTACTGACAGGATGCACATTTAGGATGCGCGCAATTTGCTGCCGATGACTGCAACCGAGTCTTGCCAAGGTGGCCGGCTCTCAGGAGATGCTGCACCGCGGTGAAATTCAAATGTCCCAACCGAAAATGCCACTTAATCAACTCCTTCTGAGATTCAGAAAGATTTTGATTAGATTCTTCCGTTATACACGAGTTTAGCTCTATCTGCCGACGCGTTAATTCACTGCCGTTGATGCAGGAATAAAATGGAAGATTTGTACGCGGATCCAAACTGCTAGTTACCTGACCGGTTCCGCGTTTGCATTGTAAAATGCCAATTTTTCCGTCAATTAGAAAACGGACGGGATCACGACCTTGCTGGTCAACTGCCTGGGGGCTAAGGAGCCGGCGATTTGCCTTGGGTACATAGCACACCAAGATTCGAAAGACCCGAAACGTCCCTTCGTCCATCAGAAACGTCCAGTCTACGTAGCCGCGGCCTTCAATGGGAAGTCCATGGGCTAAACCCCCAATGATCTGGGGTTGAGAAGGCGCCACAATCGGAGTGACAA encodes the following:
- a CDS encoding predicted protein; amino-acid sequence: MWTMWFVGVWTSGMYDPLSFQLRRRIFGWLLEWLASALDAEDELPRKPPERRKNKPPRIPKPTPAQRKHAGQKQKEWQRRLDAAPMTPHPTSVTGNGNREVSVLQKLLTSVPHFCHPGTTGHMLQAHTSLMPEPAAWSFSCGSSELAPATGVNVMSLHVQAVMSEIADVFPILIDSGASICITHMASDFVTPIVAPSQPQIIGGLAHGLPIEGRGYVDWTFLMDEGTFRVFRILVCYVPKANRRLLSPQAVDQQGRDPVRFLIDGKIGILQCKRGTGQVTSSLDPRTNLPFYSCINGSELTRRQIELNSCITEESNQNLSESQKELIKWHFRLGHLNFTAVQHLLRAGHLGKTRLQSSAANCAHPKCASCQYGKARQRATPSEIKKLVKEKEGALKKGDIFPGQKVSIDHFKCSAKGRLYESKGKTPDDLMYTGGCIFVDHCSGYIHVEHQVLLTAGETIAAKHRYERLMLQMGVTVTSYQSDNGTFGSAAYTKEIMDRYQDISYSGVGAHHHNGVAERAIGTIMSMARTMMLHAAVRWPDVADSTNWPMAVDYAVYIYNHVPNALSGLSPIELATRVAQHQTDFSNLHVWGSPSYVLDPKLQDGRKIPKWKPRSRRAIFVGLSRKYAASIPLVINCQTLAVSAQFHVVFDDWFTTVSSSDADDNVPAWWADLFENRFRYIFDADDPTTIDETWLDDDERDHQRHEKKRLQIRPPPPITRDAVAKPTPPAGDTLPETDVRIQPSLDEHPLVPPIVTPPEQPVETETQTEPTWPSVPPPRRTVPTRLRWKSGSRIYR